From the Lathyrus oleraceus cultivar Zhongwan6 chromosome 4, CAAS_Psat_ZW6_1.0, whole genome shotgun sequence genome, one window contains:
- the LOC127136125 gene encoding secreted RxLR effector protein 161-like, translated as MKFKKAPMNEFEMTDLGNMVYSRVKILYSVMGIILHQLKYEFELLKIFELTNYKTAITPAKINYKLDSDVEGDNVDATTFKQLVGSLRYLCSTRPDICYAVGMVSRFINKPKWSHYQVVVRILRYIKETLKYGVLFPSGVKYESELMCYSDSNWCGDRVDRRSTSGYFFKYLGGPISWFSKKKLLVALSLCEDGYIAGALSACQAIGL; from the coding sequence ATGAAGTTCAAGAAGGCGCcgatgaatgagtttgagatgactgattTGGGAAATATGGTATATTCCAGGGTAAAGATTTTGTACTCGGTGATGGGTATCATATTGCATCAACTGAAGTATGAGTTTGAACTTCTAAAGATATTCGAGCTGACAAATTACAAGACTGCAATCACACCTGCTAAAATAAATTACAAGTTGGATTCTGATGTTGAGGGTGATAATGTAGATGCTACAACTTTTAAGCAGTTGGTTGGCTCATTGAGATATCTCTGTAGCACCAGACCTGACATATgttatgcagttggaatggtAAGTAGGTTTATAAACAAACCAAAGTGGTCACATTACCAAGTTGTTGTTAGGATTTTGAGGTATATTAAAGagactctgaagtatggagtGTTATTTCCTTCTGGTGTTAAGTATGAATCAGAACTGATGTGCTATTCAGATTCTaattggtgtggagacagagttgacagaagaagtacttcTGGATATTTTTTCAAGTATTTGGGAGGTCCTATCTCTTGGTTCTCCAAGAAGAAACTATTGGTTGCATTGTCATTATGTGAAGATGGGTACATTGCAGGTGCTTTGTCTGCATGTCAAGCTATTGGCTTATGA
- the LOC127073547 gene encoding EIN3-binding F-box protein 1, with the protein MPALVNHGGDDELYPGGSVDLGGRLRTASSNVDVYSSPTKRARISVPFSFGDLEAESEVDVDHKSSVEILPDECLFEIFRRLSSGKERSSCACVSRKWLMLVSGICKDEIETVVKTISSDESHEDVEGDDGDGDGYLTRRLEGKKATDVRLAAIAVGTSWRGGLGKLSIRGNNSVRGVTNRGLSAVANGCPSLRSLSLWNVSSVGDKGLCEIGKRCHMLEKLDLCHSRWITNKGLIAIAEGCPNLTTLNIESCSKIGNEGLQAVAKLCPNLHSISIKDCPLVGDHGVSSLLSSASELSRVKLQILNITDFSLAVIGHYGKSITNLVLSGLRNVNERGFWVMGVAQGLQKLVSLTITSCHGVTDASIEAIGKGCPNLKHMCLRRCCFVSDSGLVAFAKSAGSLENLHLEECNRFTQSGIIGAISSIKAKLKSLTLVKCMGIKDIEVEVSMLSPCESLRSVTIKNCHGIGSASLAMIGKLCPQLQYVDLTGLYGITDAGLLPLLENCEAGLVKVNLTGCWNLTDNIVSAMTRLHGGTLEVLNLDGCWNITDASLVAIADNCLLLNDLDVSRCAITDAGLSVLSDAIQLSLQVLSMSGCSEISNNCMPFLKKLGQNLLGLNLQNCIGIGSNTIELLVESLWRCDILA; encoded by the exons ATGCCTGCCCTTGTCAATCATGGTG GTGATGATGAACTGTATCCTGGGGGTTCGGTGGATTTGGGGGGTAGGTTGCGTACTGCTAGTTCCAATGTTGATGTGTACTCCTCTCCTACGAAGCGAGCTCGAATCAGTGTCCCGTTTAGTTTTGGAGATCTTGAGGCTGAGAGTGAGGTGGATGTGGATCATAAGTCTAGTGTTGAGATCCTTCCTGACGAATGTCTGTTTGAGATATTCAGGCGGCTTTCGAGTGGCAAAGAGAGAAGCTCGTGTGCTTGTGTATCGAGAAAGTGGCTTATGCTTGTGAGTGGTATATGCAAAGATGAGATTGAAACTGTTGTGAAAACGATTTCTTCAGATGAGAGTCATGAAGATGTTGAAGGTGATGATGGTGATGGTGATGGGTACCTTACGAGGCGTTTGGAAGGGAAGAAAGCGACTGATGTAAGACTTGCTGCTATTGCTGTTGGGACTAGTTGGCGCGGTGGGCTTGGGAAGCTGTCGATTAGAGGAAACAACTCTGTTCGAGGTGTTACAAACCGCGGTCTCTCGGCCGTTGCTAATGGTTGTCCTTCTCTCAGATCACTTTCATTGTGGAATGTGTCTTCTGTGGGTGACAAGGGTCTGTGTGAGATTGGAAAAAGGTGTCATatgttggagaagcttgacttgTGCCATTCTCGGTGGATCACGAACAAGGGTTTGATTGCGATAGCTGAAGGTTGCCCTAACTTGACCACGTTAAACATTGAATCGTGCTCTAAGATTGGAAACGAGGGTTTGCAAGCTGTTGCAAAGTTGTGTCCTAATTTACATTCAATCTCTATCAAGGATTGTCCTCTTGTTGGTGATCATGGAGTGTCTAGTTTGTTATCATCGGCTTCTGAGTTGTCAAGGGTAAAGCTTCAGATTTTGAATATTACCGATTTTTCTCTGGCTGTTATTGGCCATTATGGGAAGTCGATAACGAATCTGGTTCTTAGTGGACTTCGAAATGTAAACGAAAGAGGGTTTTGGGTCATGGGTGTTGCTCAGGGTCTACAGAAACTGGTTTCACTTACTATAACTTCATGCCATGGGGTAACTGATGCGAGCATCGAAGCCATCGGTAAGGGTTGCCCAAATCTGAAGCATATGTGCCTTCGCAGGTGTTGCTTTGTATCCGACAGTGGATTGGTTGCATTTGCCAAATCCGCCGGATCTCTTGAGAACTTGCATTTGGAAGAGTGTAACAGGTTCACTCAATCTGGGATTATCGGCGCCATTTCGAGCATCAAAGCAAAGTTGAAATCACTCACACTTGTGAAGTGTATGGGAATTAAAGACATTGAGGTGGAAGTATCTATGCTTTCACCTTGCGAGTCTCTTCGATCTGTAACCATTAAAAACTGTCATGGTATCGGAAGTGCTAGTCTGGCTATGATCGGGAAGTTGTGTCCCCAACTTCAGTATGTTGATCTGACCGGACTTTACGGCATAACAGACGCAGGCCTTCTCCCACTTTTGGAGAATTGTGAGGCTGGACTCGTCAAGGTGAACCTTACGGGTTGCTGGAACTTGACAGATAACATAGTTTCGGCCATGACCAGACTACACGGCGGAACTCTCGAAGTACTAAATCTCGATGGATGCTGGAATATTACTGATGCAAGCTTGGTTGCAATTGCAGACAACTGCCTACTGCTCAACGATCTAGATGTGTCGAGGTGTGCAATCACCGATGCCGGTCTATCTGTTCTCTCCGATGCCATTCAGCTTAGTTTGCAAGTTCTCTCTATGTCTGGCTGTTCTGAAATATCAAACAACTGTATGCCTTTCCTGAAGAAATTGGGCCAGAACTTGTTGGGATTGAATCTTCAAAACTGCATTGGAATTGGCAGTAACACGATTGAGTTGCTCGTGGAGAGCCTGTGGAGATGTGATATTCTGGCCTAA